The Desulfatibacillum aliphaticivorans DSM 15576 region GCATAGCAAAAGGCCCATTCAAGACGAGCAAAGGGCCCTTTGGCAATGACAAAATTGTATTTCCTGGTCTGCAAAACCGACACTTTTGTATGCCGGCCGTACTGCTCAAGCGAAAGAATCAGTGTCCGCCGCGCTTGGAAGCCTTCAACGGGTTGATCTTCACGCCTTCCTTGGTCTCGCGAGCCACATGGGTCGCCAGGTTGCAGTTGCCGTTCTTCCATTTGATGGCGGGCTCAGGGCAGGCCGTGCAGTACCAGCCGCTCTCCAGCTCCATCACGCGGGTGCAGCCTGTGCACTGTTCAACGAGAGTAAAACAGGCGCCGCCATTGTAAGAGCAGCCTTTTTTGGTCATGAAAGGACATTCTTGGCCTTTTTTGATTGTGGTGCAAAGCATAGGTGAAATTCCCCCTTGCAATTAAATTTTGTTTCACCCTAATCATTTAGGGCTTTTAACGTAATCGGACAAAAGAAAAGCCAGCTTTAAGCCAAAAAGCCGGCGACTATTTCATTGGCGCGAAAAAAAAGAGCGCTTCGTACTTCTGCCTGCGCCCTTTTAGTCGCGTAACAAAAGAAACCTAATATAGAGCCGGCCCGGCCCTGTGTCAAGGAAAAATGCAAGACCGCGGATTTCATCAATAGCCGTCAAAAAACCGTCAGCTTGCCAAAGGCCGCCGGCGCCTGCTTCACTGGGCCGCTTTGGCCAGATATATCTTAAACCACAATTCCGTATTTTTTTGAGAAAACATTCCGGGACCGCCTTTCCCCCCGCCGGGGCCGCCCCCCCTTCCGCCTCCTGAGCCGCCAGGGCCGCCGCCCATGGCGCTCAATGCGCCGGGGGGGCCGCCGCCCCGGCCTGAGCCTCCGCCTTGGGTGGATGTCAGCACGCCCATGCCGAGGGGGCCTTCAATATCGCCGCCCCCTAAATGCTGCAGGCTGATGCGCGCTTCATACACAAACAGGTCGCAGGTGCGTCCGATGCAAACCCGGATGTCCTCCAGGGCGTCGGCGTCCTCCACCTCCAGCAGGCGCTCCTGGTCCTCTTCCGGCCCCAGGATTTGCACCTCGCCCGGCATAAATGGCTGAGGCTCCCGGCTGCCTAAGTCATCATTGCGGGGCCGCTCCATGGCGCCTGGCATACGGTCCATGCCTCCTTCCGGCCCGCCTCTCATACCCCGGCGGACGCCCATGGCGCCCACCGGATAGCGAACGCCGAACTCCTGGTCCTCGCCTCCGTCCAGGTCGAACCATAAAGCCAGGCCCGAACGCATAGCCTGTTGGGCGAAGTTCCGGTTTCGCGAAGAAACCCGCACGTACAAATACTGGTCGTTATTGTAGGCGCCCACCATAATCCGGCTGTCTTCGTCATAATATAAAAGGCATTCCCTCCAATCGTCGTCACGGCCGTCAATGGCCAGGCTTCCGTCCAGCCATTTGCTGTGAAGCTCAGGCCGGGCGCATCCCAAAACGCCCATGGCCAGGATCAGGCAAAAAAGCAAGCAAGGTTTTTTCATGATTGAATATCCGCGAGTCAAGGTTTTCGTGAGGCCCGAAAGGGCCGTTTCCGCCTTGGTATTGGGTCGCGGACAAACAGGATGGGGTTACAAACTTGTATTTTTCCCTTAGCCGTCAGGGAAGGCCGGCCAGCTTTTTCAGAATTATGATGGCTTCCTCCACGCCGGTTCTTCCGTCGCCGTCCATGTCGTAGAGGGGAAAGTTTCCCACGCCTCTCGCCCCGGCCTGGACTTGCAGGCAGAACAGAGCGTCTTTCAAGGTCAGAACCCCGTCCTGATCCGTATCTCCGGGCCAGGGCGCCGTATAAACGGTGGGGTCGGTTCCCGAAAGAAACTCCTCCAGGTTGGTTAAACTGTCTCCGTCCGGGTTTTCCTGGCTGTCGTCATACATGGGATCCAGGCCGTAAGTCACTTCCCAGCCGTCCTCCATCAGGTCGCCTTCCGAGTCCTTGACTTTGGGGTCGGTCAAGTAACGATATTCGTCGGCGTCGTTCAGGCCGTCCTGGTCCTGGTCGCCGGTTCCGTTGGAAACCCCCAGAGCGCCGAAATGCTCCCGTTCATAACTGTCAAAAAGCAGGTCCTTGTCCGAATCCTCGCTGACGGGCATGTCCAGGAGCACACTCAAGTCCGCCACCCGAACGGTGCGGGTGACGGGAAAGGCCAGCCCCCCGCCGGTAAAGGTCACATCATACCTGCCGGAGGCGAGGATGGGCACGGCGAACCCGCCGCTGGGAGGCGTCACTGCATAATAAGACCCCCCGACAGGGGTGACGGTGACATTTCCCCCTATGCCTTCCCCGGAGTCGTAATAATCGTTGCCGTTTAGATCCTCCCAGAGCGTCCCCACCAAAAAGCGGTTGTAGTGATCCGCGGGATCCGTGTAGGCCCGGGCGAAATTTTCAGTCACAACAAGAGGGCCTACGTTAGGAAGAGAATTATTATGAGGAACCACCGCAATGCCTATGTTGTACATGTCGCCGGCTATAAAATTATCGTAAGACGTTTTGATGGACATGGTGTTGTACCGGTGCCCCGGCGGAACCTGCATGCCGCCCTCTCCATACCCCCAGTCGATATTAAATCCCGCATGGCAGTGTATGCCGCTTCTCGCATAGGCGTAAACGCTCATACCCACCCTGTTCCACACAAAACCGGAGGCGTCAATACGAGTCAACTGGCCGGTGTGGGTTTGGTCGTTGATTGAAATCATGTAAAGGCTATGAGCGTACGCCGCGCTGTATAAACGATTGTCAAAGGCCCCGGGAGGTTGGGCTGGCAGGGCGTCAAACTGCTCCTGCATCAAATCAAAGTCCACCCCAAAATAGTTTGTATCGTAAGAAACATCCGAATCGTCCAGATTCGCCAAAAAATAGCCTTCCTGGGAAGGATTGGACCGGGCGCGGTTCAACAGCCACAGTTGCTGCTGTTCCAATCCGTTGGGATGCGCGTCGTCTGCTGTTTTATGGTAGGTCCACTCCACCGGGACCCCTTTAAAATCCCTGGGGTGGTCAATAACCGGCGAAGCCTCCCCTCGTTCATAGACAGGTGGATTCTCTTCGGGGGATTCATGCGCTGACGCGGAGGATGGGCGCAATGCCAAAAGGGTGACGGCCGTCGTCAAAAGCATTAGGCGCCATGCTGCTTGGAATATGTTTTTAGGGCATCCCATGGCGTAATATCCTTAATCGATATTATTAAGGATATTTCAAGCAACATTTGTTCCAACTACACCGTTCGTTTATTCCTCGGGCCTGTATAGGGGAAGCGACACCGTAAAGGTGGTCCCCTCTCCAGGCTCGCTATGAACCTTGATGTCGCCCCCGTGGTCCCGGATGAACCCGTAGCACACGGACAACCCCAGGCCCACGCCCTGGACGCTGCCTTTGGTGGTGAAAAAGGTGTCGAATATCTTGCTGAGATTTTCCTCGGGGATGCCCACGCCCGTATCGGCCAGGTCAATATAAATAAAATCCCCCTGGGCCCGGCTGGTTATGGTGAAGGTCCCGCCTTCCTGCATGGCGTCTCGTGCGTTGGCGATTACGTTCAAGAACACCTGGCGCAATTGATTCTTGGAGGCCATGACAGGCTCCAGCCCCTCGGTCAGATCGCGAACCACCTTGACGTCGTTTTCCTGCAATTGCCTTTCGTGCAATAAAAGCAATTCCTCCAAAATGGTGTTGATGTCCGTGATCTGGCGCTCCTCCTGGTCCGGCTTGGAGAAGCTGAGCATCTTTTTCAGCATTTCGGAAATCCGCACCGTCTCGGATAAAGCCATGTCCAGGATTTTGCGCCGCTTGGACGTCTCGGGAATTTCCGTCTTAAGCAGTTCCAGGGTGTTCATTATGCCGAACAAGGGGTTGTTCAATTCGTGAGCCAGTTGGCTGGTGAGTTTGCCCATGGCGGCCAGCTTCTCCGATTGCAAAAGTTGATCTTTGACGCTGTTCAGCTTTTGCTCCATGCTGGCCCGCTCCCGCATGTCCACCATAATGCCTACGGACGCCATTTCCCTGCCCTGGGCGTCGTAGATGATCGCCGCCGACATGTTGGCCTCAATAAACTCCCCCGCCCGGGTTCTGGCGAGCAACGGATACGACCTTACTAATCCGCGGCCTCCGTGCTCCTGGGACCGCATCATCTTCATAACCCTTCTGGCCATGCCTTCCGGGTACACGTCCACAATGTTCATGCGTCCGATAACGTCATGGGCCTTGTAGCCCAAAAGCTCCTCAGCCCCCCGGTTCCAGATCAGGATCTCGCCTTTCATATCCGCTGCCATAATGGCGTTGGGCGAGCTTTGGATCACCTTGTCGAAAAAGTCGTGGGCTTCCTGGACCTCCCTTTCCATGAGTTTGCGTTGGGACTGGTCTACGATTATCCCTTCGTATCCCAAAACCTCGCCATAATCGTCGTAACGCACATGGCCTGCAATAATCACCGAAACCGGCTTGCCGTCCCGGGTCTTGAAATCCACTGCATAATTGGAGACCATGCCGGATTTTTCGATCATTTCCATGAACTTGTCCCGGTCTTCGGCGTTTAAATAGACGTCCCTGGCTATGTCCATGGCCAGAAACTCTTCCTTGCTGTCGTAATTCAGCATCTTCAGCAAAGCCGGATTGGCGTCCAAAAAGTTTCCCTCTTTGGAGCTGACATAGACCCCGCAGGGAACCTGATCGAACAGCCTTTCGTAATCCTGCTTGTGGGAGCGGATTCTGCGCTCCTGCTGCTTGGACCGGGTGACGTCCCGGAATATGCTCATTTTGGAGGTGGTCTGGTCCGCGTTGGTAAGGGGCAGTTCGGTGATGCGAAACACCTTGCCCACCCCTTCCAGGTCCATCTCATACTGGACCGTGGCCTGCTCTTCAAACACCTCGCGGGCGCGGCACCAGGAGCACGGCGCCTGGGATTGAATAAGCATCTCATGGCATTTTTTGCCCGTATGGTCCCCGAAAATGCGAATCATGGCTTCGTTCATAAACTCCACCGTGTAGTCCGCATTGACCACGTAAACTCCGTCCTGCATAGCGTGTAAAATGGAAATCAAACGAGGAGTCTCCCTATTTTCCATGGCGCACCTC contains the following coding sequences:
- a CDS encoding PxxKW family cysteine-rich protein, whose amino-acid sequence is MLCTTIKKGQECPFMTKKGCSYNGGACFTLVEQCTGCTRVMELESGWYCTACPEPAIKWKNGNCNLATHVARETKEGVKINPLKASKRGGH
- a CDS encoding PAS domain-containing sensor histidine kinase, translating into MISILHAMQDGVYVVNADYTVEFMNEAMIRIFGDHTGKKCHEMLIQSQAPCSWCRAREVFEEQATVQYEMDLEGVGKVFRITELPLTNADQTTSKMSIFRDVTRSKQQERRIRSHKQDYERLFDQVPCGVYVSSKEGNFLDANPALLKMLNYDSKEEFLAMDIARDVYLNAEDRDKFMEMIEKSGMVSNYAVDFKTRDGKPVSVIIAGHVRYDDYGEVLGYEGIIVDQSQRKLMEREVQEAHDFFDKVIQSSPNAIMAADMKGEILIWNRGAEELLGYKAHDVIGRMNIVDVYPEGMARRVMKMMRSQEHGGRGLVRSYPLLARTRAGEFIEANMSAAIIYDAQGREMASVGIMVDMRERASMEQKLNSVKDQLLQSEKLAAMGKLTSQLAHELNNPLFGIMNTLELLKTEIPETSKRRKILDMALSETVRISEMLKKMLSFSKPDQEERQITDINTILEELLLLHERQLQENDVKVVRDLTEGLEPVMASKNQLRQVFLNVIANARDAMQEGGTFTITSRAQGDFIYIDLADTGVGIPEENLSKIFDTFFTTKGSVQGVGLGLSVCYGFIRDHGGDIKVHSEPGEGTTFTVSLPLYRPEE